The nucleotide window cacttaaattagaaaaaactccctAATACTCTTTccggggtaggaaaaaggaggtgtgacacatagcATGTTCTGGCTCAATTTTCCAGAATTAATCACCTCTAATAGGTTGTATCTTATGCATATATACCATCATGTAAGCTTCTTTGGAATACCACAAATGCACCTCACTTAAAGGATCAAGCTTTTTATGGAGTAAAGCTTTGATGGCATGAGGGCATGGTATTCCAGTTAAGTCCCATGCCCTGCATGTACATCTCTTCAATTCCAGGTTCACTGCATGCTTGTCTGGACCTTCAATCACTTCATATCCAAAATCTCCATTAGAGTCAACTTCACATTCTGCAGCAATAACTCTATAATTACTATATAATTCCATGGCATATGGGTTGATGTCTCCTTTCCAGTTTCTACACTCTTCTTCACGATTTTTTACAAGTTCATCACCTTCCAATAAGAAGTTCAAATGAAAACAGttaagaagtaaaaaaaaatagctAACAGGtgaaacaaatatttaacaaatgAAAGAAACGGTCAAGCAAATGAAAGAAACAAATAAGAAGTGGAAAAATAGTTAACAGATGAAAGAAATAgttaaacatcaaatttttacCTTAACTCTAATCTCTTCCAGCATCTTGATTATAGGATTTTGTCTTGCCTCTAAAGTCCATTTGTTGAAAGATTCTGTAAAGTTATTGTCCACCATGTTGTTCTTGCAAATGGTGTCAAAGTATGCTCTACACCAATTTTGGGGTGGATATCCTACTAAGGTCTTAGCAGCTTCTTCAGTCACATCACCCATGGACTTCAAATGATTTTTAAATTCTTCTTCATATGTGCTCCAAGCACAGCACCACAACAACTTCTTTAACTCCAAACCCCTCCACTTCTTGCTCCAATTAGCTTCTATATGCCTAACACACCTTCTGTGATTTGCACTGGGAAGCATAGTAGAAGCAACATCAAGCAGAccctaaaaaaaatgaaaacaagcaGTTAAACATATAGTCAAACTAGTACAAAGAAACATGTGGATAAAAACAGTTAGCTATTACCTTTTGCATATCGGACATAAATGTCACTCCTTCACCCTCTTGTAAATCCGAGGAACTTCTTAGCAACTCTAGAAACCACTTCCAAGTCCTACCAGTTTCTTTATCAACCACTGCCCAAGCCAGGGGATGAATGTGTTTCACTGAATTTTGTGCCATAGTAACAAGTAATATTCCCTTACACTTTCCATTTTAAAAAGTGCCATCCAAACCTATTAAAGGTCTCAATCCTCCTTTCCGACCATTTTTCAAAGTATGGAAGCAAATATACATTCtgagaaattttctttttccttgttcCAAAGTATCTTTGGATATGTTTATCACCACATCAAATCCAGGATTGCTATCCCTCAACTCTTGAGCATAAGCCTCTAATCTGTTGTAATCATCAATGTAGCTATCCTCTAATTTTTCTAACACAAGTCATTTAACCCTCTTCATTGTAGAATAGCTaacattaagtttgaattgatactccagatccattttcatgtattttaatttatactttggattattttgaacATTGTTCTTGAAACAGTGTGCTAAAGTATTTACAGTAGCTCTTCTATTTTTATAAGCTGGGTCATAGTTATGTTCCAAGTTTAAGGTCTTTATTTTAAATCCCTGATTTTTGATCCTTGGATATATGGCGCCCAAAAGGACATCCTATGTCACATTTATATCTCACCCTAGTAGTGTCACTCTTCTTTACTTTAATGCTCATTCTAGTAGCAACTGCACAAAATCCCACAACTCTTTTAGCTTCAGCCAAGCTTTTAAAACTCATTCCCTTTTCTAGTTCTTtgtatttttctagttttttatTTACTTCTTTAGTCATTTCCTTCCTGAAAAGTTCCAACTGTTCATTATCATAATCAGTAGAATCAGTTTTGCTAGCAACCTCTTCATCAGAGGAGTCACAATCAGTACCAATTTCTAATGTGCCAATATTTTGTTCATTATACTGAATAATGTTAGGAGCTATTACTTGTTCTTCACCTTCACGTACAACAAATAACTGAACCACATTGAACTTGGCAGATAGTATAGATATTAATTTTCTAATGCCCTCATCACCCTCAACCACATAGTAtatatgtaacaacccgactgatcgctttgctttttagaaccctgttcctttaaataaaacttctcacgcttgctttaactaatttacgccctgcggggatggttggtttgagaTTTGGAAGAGCTTGGGTTGAAATATactcatttgattccttaaaattttcttaaaaggctaaatttgactttggtcaatatttttagcaaacggacccgaattTGTATATTGACGGTCCTGGAGGTGTCTAGGAAAATATGGgcctggacgtatgcccggaatcgaattccgaggtccctaacccgagtaatgaattttattagaaattgttaaactgaaattcttaggatttaaagaaactaataaatgattgatcatgttggtatcgggctcgtatgttggttccggagcctagtacaggtccaatataacatttaagacctACCCACAAATTTTGATGTCAATTctagtagtataagtacgtttcggcacaTTAGAAGTaaatttaagaacttgaagttcataagttttatTCAATTGGTTTGAGGGGATGATTCATAGATTTAACGTTGTttcgggtgttccgaaggttcgagcgactccatttcatgatttcagacttgtcagTATGTTCGGGTGGGGCTTAGGAGCCCTGagtcggacgaggctcgagtgaagttggaaaagttgaaaagGACTGAAGCATCTGGtatttgtcataaccgcacctgcagttggtcagccgcaggtgcaagaccgcagaagcggtcgccctatcgcagatgcgaccaagGCAGGCCTGGCCAGAAACTGCAAGAGAGGCTTCCagactgcagaagcggtcccagcccgCTTGGCCAATACTGCAGATGCGGTCTCTTCCTCGCAGgcggtaccgcagatgcggtcccctgaccGTAGATGCAAAAATCACTGAagtagtgagcttcatttaatacgggttctaagtcacttttgccacttttcactcctccattgacgattttgggagcttttgagagaagacttccacctagcaccttgaggtaagtttatcccacTTATTCCTAATTCTAATAATTGTGTCTTAATTTTTAACCCACACAATTGAGCTAGAAGGAGTTAACAGAGGTAACAACAATACTAGAAATACTCTCGGCGCATCTTAGCGTGATATACTAAAGTACGCCATCAGCCATGGGAGGAAGAGGCAGACCTAAGAAAAATGTAACGAAGATTTAATTAGGTGAATTCATAGCATCAACAAGAAGGAATGGTGATTCAAGCAAGGCCACGCCAGTTCAAGGAAATCAAAATCGCGAAAAGGAGATGATTACACCAAAGGTGGGGGAGAATTCAAAATCGGCGACGACGAGTATATATAGAAACTTGAATTCACAATACATGACCAAACAAGCTGAAATTCAACAGATCGAGGTACAAAATTCGAATAATATGGGTAGTAAAAAGGCTGAAGAAACACATGCAGCTGAATCTCACAGTGAGAAGCAACCAACTGTAATTGAAGCTAGTACAGAGAAGGCTAAGGATGGAAAATCCTGGGCAAATCTGGTTGCTAGGAACACCTTTGCTGCTAGAGGAATGGGACTATCATTTGTAGCACCTGTAATTCAAAATAGGGAAAAAATTATTGAATTGCAACAGGatgaaattgaaaaggaaattgAGAAGTGGAAAATGGCAGTTATTTTGTATGTAGTTGGAGATACGCCAAGTATTGGAGCTATAGAGAGGTTCATTGCATCACAATGGAACTTCGTATCTAGGCCGAAAGTGTATTATCATAACGACGGTTTCTTTGTGGTAAAATTCAGAAATGTAGAAGAGAGAAATGAGGTCCTATACTCAGGGTCATGCACAATCAACAATAAGCCAATAATTACTAAGGCGTGGACAACAGACTTTGATTTCAATGAAGAGGTTCTGAAAACATTGCCATTGTGGGTTAAACTACCAAATTTGCCATTGAATTGTTGGGGAATGGACTCATTGAGTCGGATAGGGAGTGGATTAGGAATCCCAGTATATGCCGATGAGTGTACAACAAAAGTAGAAAGGATATCCTATGCTAGAATTCTTGTGGAAATTGACATCAcaaaaccattgccaacaagaatACTAGTTAAGGATCTGAGCGGCAGGTAATTTGAACAACCTGTTACTTATGACTGGAAGCCTATGTACTGTAACAATTGCTTGCAACTAGGACATAATTGTCAAGTCAAACAAACACAATAACAGATGAATAAGCAGCAAAAACAGAAGCAGGAATGGAAACCAAAGGAGCAGGGGAATCAATGCCTTACAAAAGATGAGAATCAAACATCAGCAGGGAATAACAAAAAGCACAATACGCAGGAAACAACAACTGAGGAGGATGAAGGGTGGCAAGCAGCAAAGGGGAAATCAGCCAAAAAAAACACTCAAACAGCATCAACAAGAGGAGTTGAAGTGGGTAATGGATTTAATGTTCTTAATTACTCATTCTCTACTACACAGAGTAATATGATAAAGAAGGTTGATAGAGGACAATGTAGTCATGGGGGAGGTATGAAGGAAGGGATACCATATAATATATTTAAATGAAGTTAGTCAGTTGGAATGTTAGAGGGTTAAATAAAGTATATAAGCAAAAGGAGATGCAGAAGTATATTAAAGAACATCATATTAGTATTATGGCTATTATAGAACATAGAGTACAAGAAAAGTTTTCACAAAAAATCATACAAAAAATAGCTCCTACATGGGAATGGTGTGCAAACTATGATGGTGGAGGGAAGGGTAGAGTATGAGTTATCTGGGATCCAAATGAAATCAGATTCACTGTGAAGGAAGCAAAAACTCAGTACATTCATGGAGAAGTAGTTCAGTTGGATACAAAATTTAGAATTTACATTTACAGCCATCTATGGGCTGCATACAATAGAGGCAAGGAAATGTTTATGAAGGGGCTTAATAAACTGGAGCCAATATCAGACAAAGCCTTGGCTATGCATGGGTGACTACAATACTATTCTGGCAGTGGAAGATAGAATAAATGGTAGCTCAGTACAAGAAAATGAAATTAAAGACTTCAAAGAATTCCTAATAAATACAGGAATATGTGAGATGAGAACAGTGGGAAGGGACTACACATGGACTAATTCACATGTGTTCAGTAGAATAGACAGGGCAATAGTAAA belongs to Nicotiana tabacum cultivar K326 chromosome 6, ASM71507v2, whole genome shotgun sequence and includes:
- the LOC142181445 gene encoding uncharacterized protein LOC142181445, translating into MAQNSVKHIHPLAWAVVDKETGRTWKWFLELLRSSSDLQEGEGVTFMSDMQKGLLDVASTMLPSANHRRCVRHIEANWSKKWRGLELKKLLWCCAWSTYEEEFKNHLKSMGDVTEEAAKTLVGYPPQNWCRAYFDTICKNNMVDNNFTESFNKWTLEARQNPIIKMLEEIRVKVMNL
- the LOC142181498 gene encoding uncharacterized protein LOC142181498 → MGSKKAEETHAAESHSEKQPTVIEASTEKAKDGKSWANLVARNTFAARGMGLSFVAPVIQNREKIIELQQDEIEKEIEKWKMAVILYVVGDTPSIGAIERFIASQWNFVSRPKVYYHNDGFFVVKFRNVEERNEVLYSGSCTINNKPIITKAWTTDFDFNEEVLKTLPLWVKLPNLPLNCWGMDSLSRIGSGLGIPVYADECTTKVERISYARILVEIDITKPLPTRILVKDLSGR